In one Salvelinus sp. IW2-2015 linkage group LG26, ASM291031v2, whole genome shotgun sequence genomic region, the following are encoded:
- the LOC111952319 gene encoding myocyte-specific enhancer factor 2B produces the protein MGRKKIQISRILDQRNRQVTFTKRKFGLMKKAYELSVLCDCEIALIIFNSTNRLFQYASTDMDKVLLKYTEYSEPHESRTNTDIMETLRRKGLGLDGTELLDTEEPMLVAAEKFGSLSEGMDLSLARQRYYAPSLLSPEAQFLVTAGCENGYPNSSNPSLSSHRPPAFKPLGPRPGSASPAGPHSHAAFMSPHSGIGYSMFSHGNLSRALEMKTPPPLNLGNDNRRAESHPGMGGIRANLNSARGILYQGMHPGNHMLTMGKAGLLGQSLGGYGLSAGPSDYSHPGFSHAVSLQRGTVNPWQTAQQQEQHVPHLSPVMSSGGCSFPSQTSTPTTPPHPSLNLSIKSERASPERICSATSPPLQHLRQHSPMSTPDSALPTPQEPYPANEREEFSKGGFPYPAQQGAEEKGGLPLRQLEISDGWQR, from the exons ATGGGAAGGAAGAAAATACAAATCTCTCGTATCCTGGACCAGCGGAATAGACAG GTGACGTTCACCAAGCGTAAGTTTGGCCTGATGAAGAAGGCGTATGAgctgagtgtgttgtgtgactgtGAGATTGCCCTCATCATCTTCAACAGCACCAACCGTCTGTTCCAGTACGCCAGCACTGACATGGACAAGGTCCTACTCAAGTACACAGAGTACAGCGAGCCTCACGAGAGTAGGACCAACACAGACATAATGGAG ACTCTGCGGAGGAAAGGCCTGGGTCTGGACGGGACAGAGCTGCTGGACACTGAGGAGCCCATGCTGGTGGCAGCAGAGAAGTTCGGTTCACTAAGCGAGGGCATGGACCTCTCCCTGGCCCGCCAGCGCTACTAC GCCCCGTCCCTGCTCTCACCCGAGGCCCAGTTCCTGGTGACTGCTGGCTGTGAGAATGGATACCCCAACTCATCCAACCCCAGCCTGAGCTCCCACAGACCCCCTGCCTTCAAGCCCCTGGGCCCCAGACCAGGCTCAGCCAGCCCTGCAGGGCCCCACAGCCACGCTGCCTTCATGTCTCCACACTCAG GTATTGGCTACTCCATGTTCTCCCATGGCAACCTGAGCCGGGCCTTGGAGATGAAGACTCCTCCCCCTTTGAACCTGGGCAATGACAACCGGCGGGCAGAGAGCCACCCTGGTATGGGTGGCATTCGCGCCAACCTCAACAGTGCT AGAGGCATACTGTACCAGGGCATGCACCCAGGGAACCACATGCTGACCATGGGGAAGGCAGGTCTGCTGGGCCAGAGTCTTGGGGGCTACGGCCTCTCTGCTGGACCATCTG ACTACAGCCACCCAGGTTTCTCCCATGCTGTGAGTCTACAGCGTGGTACAGTAAACCCGTGGCAGACAGCACAACAGCAGGAGCAACATGTACCCCACCTCAGCCCAGT GATGTCCAGCGGAGGGTGCTCTTTCCCCTCTCAGACCTCCACCCCCAccactcctcctcacccctccctcaaCCTCAGCATCAAATCAGAGCGAGCCTCCCCGGAGCGCATCTGCTCTGCGACCTCTCCGCCGCTGCAACATCTGAGGCAGCACTCTCCAATGAGCACCCCCGATTCTGCTCTCCCCACCCCCCAGGAACCCTACCCAGCCAATGAGAGAGAGGAATTCTCCAAAGGAGGTTTTCCCTACCCGGCTCAGCAAGGGGCAGAGGAGAAAGGGGGGCTGCCCCTGAGGCAATTAGAAATTAGCGATGGATGGCAGAGATAG